The Parambassis ranga chromosome 13, fParRan2.1, whole genome shotgun sequence genome contains the following window.
TTAACATTTTACACGCATCCTGTCAGCGTCccttttttcaggtcttttttttgtcacattgcagcaacagttgccctggttttttgctgctgtttgtttccacTTGATTGAATTTGGAATGTAATTAGGAGTGACTGAGGCAGAGGCCGTGGGTTTACGGGTAGCGTAATATCTCCCTCAGGAGCCCTTTGAAATGGGATTGACTTTGGAAGGCACGTCTAATTATGGTTCTTGCACACGGATGTATTCACTACAGGCCGCACAGGCACAGCTGGGATCCTGAAGGTCTCTGCATCGCGGCTGTAGATGGTCAGATCTGTTTCTTCCGGGCCGGGCATAATGAGATTTGAAATAACACAAACTGCAgcccgtctgtgtgtgtgtgtttgttttccaagGCGACATCATTTAAATTATGTGTGAAGCGCAAGTGGAAACATATTTCCTGAGCCTGCCACTGCTGTGgtcatttattgtttattgcatCTCCACAGTTTGCTCCGAGTTCAAGACCTGTAACAGGATCACACTCAGATCCTTGCAGGCATTCAAACAAACCGCTCATGTCGtatgtgaagctgctgctgtatcGAGTGTTCCTCCTTTTATGGTGCAGCTGTCTGTGCACTGCAAAGTGCAAAGCTGGAAAACCAACCTTTAGACTCTCGTGTTCTGTGCTCTCATCAAAAAGTTCACGGTTACCTTATTTCACCTTGACATATTTCTCCTCCCATGTCAATACATGTTCAGTTTAGAGGAGCAACTCAGGCTCCATGGACTAAAAACATCATTATACCTCACTGGAGGCTTTGGTCTGCCTCAGCTAGCCAGATTGTTTCCATTAATGTaaatttagtgtgtgtttaaagtgacTTTGGACATAAATGAACATGTTAAAGGTGCAGTGAGTGACCATCCACCTCCATATTCTGGCTGTGTTTGTCAGTGGAGTCTGGTGGCCATGATGAGCTCATCTTCATCGTCACCAGCTGATCTCATGGAGAAGTAGTGATAATACTCAGAGTATAACCCTGAACTAAGCTGATGTAGTAACTTGGTGGTCATTATGTCACTGTCTACTCATGCTGCAGTTTCACTGATGTTCACTGTGTCTTGATGTCTgcaccacagaggaggaggagactgcaTTTGAGATGTATTTgctttgattgtgtgtgtattgtggcCTTATTGATCCTCATACCACACGTGTTTGACTGCAGGAGTGCACTAAAACTTCCACATTACTACCCTACAATGTATGTTGAAAATGGAATTTGTCTCAGTGCACTGATTGATAAGACACCTCAGACGTAACACATCTTTACTTAtactggttaccatggcaacttcTAGAATGGCAGTAGTCTAATGAATGACTTTGACATTGTCAATCCAAACAAATGACAGTAAATGACACAATGGCGTCAGTGGTgtagacactttttttttaacatcgtTGCCAGCTCCATGCTGCCTCTACACTGCCCCTACAGGTTATGTAGGTTTTGCATCTCAATTACTCCCATAGCATTTATTACAGCTCACAGGATGCAAAGTCATGCAGACATAAACACAAGTGACTCAGGGTATAGCACCACGTTAGTCAAAAAAGCTACTATCAAATAGATAAAGTGttctattttaatatttatgatCACATATTGATATAAATGTAGGCAGCATGGGCACTGATCAGAATTTCTCTCATTTAAGTTGAGATGCAGTCCAGCTCTGATGGTCCCACCTGCAGACCACAGGTCTGTTTGTCCTGTTTGTTGCATCTCAGAGTAGTTTTCAGCGTTgtgctggtggaggaggtgcTTACTCCTCCTGCTGACTCTGTATGAGGAGTGATTGATGCCAGGCAGAGGAGTGATGGAGACACATTGAATTACGCTTTGAATTAGTGATGTTCTGGTGCATGTTTAGATTAGTGTTGCTTCACAGTTTACGTGTCCCTTCTTTGtaatagcacacacacacacagctgctgatgttCCAACACTAGCCCTGAAAGTTGTCTTCCAGGGGAAGTTCTTGTGTCTGAAGTGACCCATCAGTTCCTGCAGTGGTAAAATATCCTGAAACTTTCTGTGGTATCTTAAAAAGAGTTCATAGAAACATGTATCTAAATGTACCCCAACAGTTGACATATGAAATAATCTGTACAGCCTGAATCTGCCCTCATGTCAGACAGTCTGTTTTTAGGTTTTTAGCCAGATCACATCCAGTGCTGAAAACAAAATCTTCAATTTCAATTGAATGTATTTGTATAGATTTGCCTCTAaaagacccagagcctgacctgATGCTAACACCATGCTGCCTTGCATTGCATTTTACATAGACAGTGAATGGGAAGCATGTTGACATTGTGCATTACAATTAAAAAATCCTAATTTTCTTTAAAGCCGCAGCCTTTTACAATGCAGTAACTCACATGGCCACAAGGGGCGTTCTTAAGGATTCATGGATGTCTGTCACTTTGTGACATATTAAACAGAGGAATGTGTCTGTCAGGCTGTAAAGGTTTATTAGATTACTTCTAAAATGATCCACCAATAGAAAGCCTGGAATCATCTCAATCAgcgccccccccctctcctcccgctcctcctctgtgtggcACTGATCACTCCTCATACAGAGGCAGCGCTTCCCGGTGCACGCCGCTCCTTCCAGCGAAGAACCAGGCGGACGTACCGATGGCTCGTATTTCTGGTGACTTTCACACGATGTTGTTGGGTGTTTCGGGTTGTTTGGCACCGGCTGGCGTCCTCTCCATCTTCCCGGCTGTCCACAGGCTGCGGTCGGACTGACTAAAGaggttttgatgtgtgtgagagCGGCGGATCCGTGTGTGCCCGCCGGTGTGGTGCAGGCGGTGAGATCCTCCCATCAGTGCCCGAGTGAGAGTCGACTGGTAAGTTCAGGTGGATTGTACATGTGATGGAGGCAGCTTGTCTTTGACCTCACACCGTGTAGTTTTTACTACTCATCCCCAGAGAGCGCGCATTTATAATTTAAACGTGGTTTTCAGACAGCTTTAGTTACACATGATGCAACCTGAGGGAAACGAGCCGCTGACACTAACgggtttatttcattttatttcatttcattatttattatcgTCTGTTCTTCCACAACTTGTTAACGCACGCGCATCTGGCGTCACGCGCACGCGGACGAGCGGCGCGCACTCCTCATTCACGGCTGCTCcattataaattatttatttatatatatataaaaacaacttgtgGAGTCATTCACTGCGCGAAATATCTTCAAttcaacacaaatacacacagaaatacatatataactGATGaatatgttaaaaatgtgtccaCAGTTTTTACAAGAAATGTGAAAACAATGGGTTAATATTAAAGACAATGAAAATATGTTAAATATTCTAACATTTAAAAGCAAAAGTTGTAGAATGTAAAACTGAAATATACTGAAACTGATGTGTTACTAGGACTGAATTGGTACTTTTATTTAGTAAATATTAATAATGACAAATTTAAAAGCAGGAATCTTTCTGTAATACGGCTCATCAATAATCAGAACAGATGCTGATCTGCTCTGTTTGATGTTCATCGCCCCTGGCACCAATCTAGGATAATGATAGTCTGCCTCAgtgtgtcatgttttattgtttggaaGTAGAGTCCATTTATGTGTCTGCTGCGGTGATGCGTTCAGTGACTTCCTCTACTAacttgggtgtttttttttaagcctaaTTGAATTTTACAGCAGCGTTCAAGATGTCTGACAGGAAAGAGGAATGGATGACATGCGGCCTGTTTGAGGTGTGATATTATGGCTGCAGCAGGAAGGTGTGGAAGCCGAGCCCCGTCCTCCTCATGAGGAATGTGTCcctgtgtttcagcagcagcagcagcatcatttcTGCATCGTTAGGCTGCACCCAGTTGTGATCTCTCCAGTTATTTCAGACATCTTATTCTGTGGTGTGAGGCAGTGTCAGTCAGGAAACATCAGCTGGGATCCCATGTCGTGGAGATTTCTCCCTCTGAGAGCGAGGCTGCTGCTCTAGTTTTTCCTGAAGGTGGGTCACGTTTCCCTATTTGTGTTAACGGAGGTGGAAATGTACCCCCGAGGAATCTCCCCAGGCGAGAGAGCAGCAATGGAAGACTTGTGAGGTGAGAGCACCTGTTGACAGATCCATCCAGGTGACTTAGAGGGAACAAGATCAGAAGAAGAAACTTTTCACAGTAACTCCAGTTTCTCCTGAATGAATTCTCAGAGAGGAGCAGGTCGACACTGAGCTCCAGTGTCTCacacagcagattttttttctctgcataaTTCCTCCCCCTCCGCTCTGTGCAGCCTGGAGTATAAATAACTGTGTGGATGGAGGAAATCTCAGTGCTGAGGTAGATCAGCACTTTGGAGAGGGAGCCAGGATTGTTCAGCTCTCttatctcctccatctctctctctctctgtcactgtggctGGTGTGGTTATATGTGATGGTGGTCAGCAGGTTGCCCCAGCAACACAGTTGTGTTATCTCTGAGAACGAATGCTTGAATCGAGGGTTTCCATTTTTCATCGTACCAACATGTTTATGTTAAGCAGTGATTTGGAGGAGGCAGAATGAGATCTTTGAGCTGGTTAGACAAAGTTTGAGATGTTTTTGTTCCAAATAGTAtgtgttttcttcatctttACCTTGTCTCAGACCTTTAAGTAAAATATATCAACTAAATGCGCACTTAtttattcagaaggttgaagcaagacAACTGCACTTGTAGAaatttcttgaagacgttttatTGTTTCAAGGTTGTTGTTCCTCCTTTAAATGGTTTTGTTGCTTAAGGCGTGCATGAAAATAGGTCAGACCCCAGTAGTCCTTATCACCCTACCGGAGGTGTGTAGAGTAGCCAAATTTTTTACTCAAGTAAGAGTATAGTtgctttaaaataattttactcaagaacaatgtggcgatttagagtgaaaaacatgtaagtgcaattgtcatcaattaatctaATATATTGGCAGTGGAGATATAGTTTATCACCACTTTTTCTGCATGTGTTCTTGTCAAAAGAAGGTCTTCTGTTGCgaacagtttgtgtgtgcatgcaagttGCAGCATGGGTACGTCTGATTGGTCATACGGAGCCTTGGGTCTAGTTTGATTGGCAGAACATGGTCAGGTGGTCTCAGCTCCCCAGAGGGAAGTATTCTTCCGCTGCTTCACTTGGCTGAGGCAGAAAGATGCATGTAACGAGTAGCGAGTCCATGTAGCGTAGCGTAAGAGTAGCGTTATTTGTTCACAAatgtactcaagtaaaagtaaaaagtatcaGACATTTAAATTACTCATATGAGCAAATGTTTTCCAAAAAGTTACTAAGTAAATGTAACAGAGTAAATGTAGCACGTTACTACTACCGACCTCTGCACCCTACAGGCTCCATCATCACCTTCCAACtgcaagaacaacaacaacaacgacaaaaCCGACCACAGCTCTGCCATCTCAGCACGGTATCCTTCCTTttccagagaagaagaaaaggggcCTAAAATCTGATTCAGCTCAGGCAGAGTTTGCTCCCACTTGCCACTCACTGTGTGCACTTTGCTTTAGAAACAGTTGCCGCACCTCGTCACCACCAGTGAggagacaacaaacacaaacctttCTCACTACGGTGCAGAGAGAGAAGCCCTGAAACGCTTCAGGACAACTTCGCAGGAACAGAGAGTCGCACCGAAAGTGAAAAACTTTTCAGCATCATTGAGTGCATGATAACGActgcacaaagaaaacaaacacttgtGCAGAGTTCCTACTCACTGTTGTTAACAGTAAATGAACACACAATGGGTTCATCCAGGCATTATGATGTCACAGATGTTCCTGTGAACTCATGCTGATGTGTTTTGGGGCTTCTCTATCTGCAGAGCTGTGGTCGGTTTTGTcgtcgttgttgttgttacagttGGAAGGTGATGATGGAGCCTGTAGGGTGATAAGGACTACTGGAGTCTGACTTACCTATTTTCATGCAAGCCTCAGGCCACAAAACCATTAAAAGGTGGAACAACAACTTGAAActataaaacaaatgttttgcCAACTATCATATCAGGTAGTGTTTTCCTTGTGATGACATTTCAAGGAAGCTACACTTTTGCAGCTAGTTAGCAATAAGTAATTTGCAAATGACACGCTAGCTAATGGAGGCCGGATCTGGAAGGTGAGTTGGTGTGTTTTGCTATTTAAGATAACACACTGTGAAATTGAGGTAAGCTAAGCCAGTTAGCTCTGACTCTGTTAAGAGTTTATTTGTCCCGCAATGGGGAAGTTGATTTAACTTCAACTCTGGTGGGACTCCAACCCAGAACCTTTGAATCATCTGTAGTAACTAGAAATCCAAAGCAATAGCCATTGCACCACAGAGCCACATTAAACCAATTTTTACATAACGAGCTAGCCCGATTGTTTGAGAATTAGTCACTCGTTTAGTATTGTGCTGCAGTATGTAGTGAGCAGTTCATCAGTGTTAGCAGGCGGGCTAATATCACTAAGGTTAGGAACTTTGGAGCAAGCTTCAACATTGGTTgggtttttactgtaaaatgttcCTGGTCAGGCTGTCGGAGGCAACAGAGGACCTtaggtctgatttttttttaacaatatgaATCAATTAATGTACATCTGCAGGTGGAGTTTCAGTTTAAAGCTGTTGACCCGTGCGCCGCGTTAACCAGACTGGAGCTataaatgaaaaacacacacctgctggcCTGCTGGTGCACAAGGTGTGGATGACGCACGACAAGTGCAACAGTGTGTGAAGCAGAGCTGGGAGCGATGGGCTCAGAGCTGATAACACCGGAGCAGATTTCCATAATATTATTTTCTCCATGTAGGCTGTCATGAAACTTCATGTTTGTAATAGAAAAATAAAGGAGAAAGTGAAATTAGGATGACGAACTTTGGCATGCTGTGAGCTTTAACGAGGTGTGTTATCAGCACACCTTGGTACTATCACACAGTTGCTGTTTGGTGTGTTCCAAAATGGACTTTAACAGCAGTGATAGGCAGAGAAAGGAGATGTAATCTGTATGTGGGGGGGCTGTGGATGGATGAACATGAGATGAAGTGAGTGTTTGCCTGCAGGCCGTCTTGTGCTCACATGGCAGAGGGAGGCCATTCGACCTGAATGTAGAGACGCGTACGGAGACAGTAGTTGAGACGTTGCCACTGAGGATTCATGGAATAAATGTATCGCCCGGGAGCCAGAGGGGCGCAGTGCGTATGAACTCTTAATGGGTTTTTCAGGACAAACATTTCCTGTCGGCAGGATTTTTGTGGTCTAGTTTTGTGTTTACAAAGTGATGTCACTCGTCCTTGTAGTGTCGGTATGTCCGTCACTGACTgagtctgtttttgtctttcaggaGCTGTCCCGCTGCCCTACAATGACTCTGAGCTCCTGAAGATTTTCATAAACGTCTGATCTTGAAGCCCACTTGTTTCCATGATGGGTTCCCGCAGCCAAGGTTTCttccaccagcaccaccaccatcaccaccaccaccaccgtaGCTCCATGGTGCCCGCCACGGTGCCAAGGCTGCTGCCCGAGAACGGCAGCCTGCTGGGAGGCATCGCACAAATCACCCCCAACCTGTTCCTCAGCCGAGGGAACGTGGCGTCCAATCGCAGCCTGCTGCTGTCTAAAGGCATCACCTGCGTGGTCAATGCCACCATTGAGCTCCCCAACTTTAACTGGCCCCACATGGAGTATGTAAAGGTTCCGTTGGCAGACATGCCCCACTCCCCCATCTCCTTGTACTTCGACAGCGTGGCAGATAAGATCCACAGTGTAGGACGAAAGCGCGGGGCCGTGTTGGTGCACTGCGCCGCGGGCGTGAGCCGCTCGGCCTCGCTCTGCCTGGCGTACCTCATGAAGTATCACCGCGTGTCTCTGGCTGAGGCCCACGCCTGGGTCAAAGCACGCCGCCCAGTCATCAGGCCCAACGGTGGCTTCTGGCGCCAGCTTATCGAGTACGAGAGGAAGCTCTTTGGTAGGAACTCTGTAAAGATGGTGCAGACGCCCTACGGGGTCATACCTGACGTTTATGAGAGGGACCGCAGGAGCCTTGCTCCATACTGGGGTCTGTGAGGGAGGCTGTGCCAACTGTCCACCGTGAGGGGAAAAAGTGAAGCCCTTTGCCCTCCTGGACCGCAGACCGATGTCTGTTCTAGACAGGCAAAGTGAGATGCGTGAGTGTACTTGTGTGTGAAGCTTATTTAATGAACACTAGAGCGTTTGGACAGAGGGAGTTTAAGCAAACACTGGCTGTCGTCCAACATGCTGTCTCCATTTAGTCTTTGAGTGGGAGCAAGGCAACTTAAAGCCCAGAATCCTTCAGGACCCAGAGGTTTGGATGGGACCACAGCGATGTCAGACGCCAAGACGTGAGATGAGACTCTGGTTGCTGGTCTGTTTCCTGGTGTGTTGTAGAGGAGGATGAGCACCCCGTGAAGGTGTTAGCTGAgactctgcagctctgacagtgaTGTGACTGAAGTCCTTTTCCTGACGTGGTGTCATGTGGTGGTATTGTGCCAGTTTTACAGTAATATTTAGTGTGAAGGGCAGCAGCATGCTCTAAATTTATGGTAGCATTACAGATAagtgtacagaaaaaaacaatatataggGAAAATATGTACTGATAGTGAGGAAACCAGGCTATTGTGCACTTTAAACAGACATTCAAAGATGTTATTATAGCCGCCTTTTTGAAGGTGAGAAATGAAAAGATGTAAGTCAAGGTTCAGGGAAAGCTCCTGTGTAACACAGGGTTGACTATTCCGTCCTGTGACCACACTATGTTATTGTAGTGCTATTTGATGCTATATTAAAAATATCTGCTGCCTCAAGGGAAGCTGTGGCTTTTTGTGAAGTATATATATTATCTATCCTGCATTGCTTTGTGTCCACATTCAAGTGAGAGGACAGGAAACCAGCCTGCTTCTGTTGTTTAGTCCTCCTCTGATGATTAATGTCACACAGGATGAAAATCCTTCATCCACCCAGTGAAACTTTCACAAGTAAGTTTGTAGAGGTTGTAAATTACAGCAGAACACCGTCGGCCCAAC
Protein-coding sequences here:
- the dusp14 gene encoding dual specificity protein phosphatase 14 encodes the protein MMGSRSQGFFHQHHHHHHHHHRSSMVPATVPRLLPENGSLLGGIAQITPNLFLSRGNVASNRSLLLSKGITCVVNATIELPNFNWPHMEYVKVPLADMPHSPISLYFDSVADKIHSVGRKRGAVLVHCAAGVSRSASLCLAYLMKYHRVSLAEAHAWVKARRPVIRPNGGFWRQLIEYERKLFGRNSVKMVQTPYGVIPDVYERDRRSLAPYWGL